The Sorangiineae bacterium MSr11367 genome window below encodes:
- a CDS encoding cellulose binding domain-containing protein, which produces MTKIRLHFFALIVAVATLAVGSRAPASTSSMLVAGLTATFTKGQDWGTGYEGKYTINNNSSAAISAWTVEFDLPAGHRISSLWDGSYTASGQHVTVKNTWNGSVGVGGSASFGFNVAYSGGYTAPANCRLNGDTCDGGPSQPGAPGTPGAPSVGSTTNSSIALSWGASSGTVTGYRVYEGSTVKATVTGTSATISGLGSCETHTYTVAAYNSLGESSKSSSATGTTTGCTTPTGGRGAPYLYLGWGDPPAVSTVMNATGVKWFTMAFVLSSGGCNPAWDGTRPLAGGVDASVISQIKAAGGNVVPSFGGWSGNKLGPNCSTAQALAGAYQQVINAYGLTAIDIDIENTDEFENTTVQDRILDALKIVKQNNPGIQTIVTFGTSTTGPNYYGNRLIEQAAARGANIDIFTLMPFDFGSSNIYNDTVGASEGLKNKLKATFGYSDATAYAHMGISGMNGLSDQQEMTTVQTWTQIRDWAKSHALGRLAFWSVNRDRGCAGGGVVSNCSGIAQGDWDFTRITAGF; this is translated from the coding sequence ATGACCAAGATCCGATTGCACTTTTTCGCATTGATCGTGGCCGTCGCCACGCTGGCGGTCGGGAGCCGTGCGCCTGCCAGTACATCGAGCATGCTGGTGGCCGGGCTCACGGCGACCTTCACCAAAGGCCAAGACTGGGGGACGGGCTACGAGGGCAAGTACACCATCAACAACAACAGCAGCGCCGCCATCAGCGCGTGGACGGTGGAGTTCGACCTTCCGGCTGGACACCGAATCAGCTCCCTGTGGGATGGCTCTTACACGGCGAGTGGGCAACACGTTACGGTGAAGAACACCTGGAACGGCAGCGTCGGGGTGGGCGGATCCGCCAGCTTCGGATTCAATGTTGCCTATTCAGGCGGGTACACGGCACCGGCGAATTGCCGCCTCAATGGCGATACGTGCGACGGCGGCCCCTCGCAGCCGGGTGCCCCGGGAACGCCGGGCGCGCCCAGCGTGGGCAGCACGACGAATTCGTCCATCGCCCTTTCATGGGGCGCTTCGAGCGGCACCGTGACCGGCTACCGCGTGTACGAAGGCAGCACCGTGAAGGCCACCGTCACCGGCACGTCCGCGACGATTTCGGGCCTCGGCTCCTGTGAAACGCACACGTACACGGTGGCGGCGTACAACAGCTTGGGCGAGTCGAGCAAGAGCAGCTCGGCGACGGGCACGACCACCGGCTGCACCACCCCCACCGGCGGCCGCGGCGCGCCGTACTTGTACCTCGGCTGGGGCGATCCGCCGGCCGTGAGCACGGTGATGAATGCCACCGGCGTCAAGTGGTTCACCATGGCGTTCGTGCTCTCGTCGGGCGGCTGCAACCCGGCATGGGATGGAACGCGTCCGCTCGCGGGCGGCGTCGACGCCAGCGTCATCTCGCAGATCAAGGCCGCGGGCGGCAACGTCGTTCCGTCGTTCGGCGGATGGAGCGGCAACAAGCTTGGCCCGAATTGCTCGACCGCGCAGGCACTGGCCGGTGCCTACCAGCAGGTGATCAATGCCTATGGCCTCACGGCGATCGACATCGACATCGAGAACACCGACGAGTTCGAGAACACCACGGTGCAAGATCGCATTCTGGACGCGCTCAAGATCGTCAAACAGAACAACCCGGGCATCCAGACCATCGTCACCTTCGGCACGAGCACCACGGGTCCGAACTACTACGGCAATCGCCTCATCGAGCAGGCCGCGGCGCGCGGAGCGAACATCGACATCTTCACGCTCATGCCGTTCGACTTCGGCAGCTCGAACATCTACAACGACACCGTGGGCGCCTCGGAAGGCCTCAAGAACAAGCTGAAGGCCACCTTCGGCTATTCCGATGCGACGGCCTACGCGCACATGGGCATCTCCGGCATGAACGGGCTCTCCGATCAGCAGGAGATGACCACTGTCCAAACGTGGACCCAAATCCGCGACTGGGCCAAGAGCCACGCGCTGGGTCGCCTCGCCTTCTGGTCCGTGAACCGCGATCGCGGTTGCGCCGGTGGCGGCGTCGTCTCCAACTGCAGCGGCATCGCGCAAGGCGACTGGGACTTCACCCGCATCACCGCGGGCTTCTAA
- a CDS encoding NAD(P)H-binding protein: MNVFLTGATGYVGGAIAKELRAAGVEVLALVRTEEKARAVRERGMVPILGTLEALERHAETAGRADAIVHAAFDDAHEERDAHATRALLAAGSRAFVYASSAYNRSAWRFALEEEVLAAGGDRMATSVVRLGMVYGGLGGTMPDLFAAAEAHGTSFYVGEGRARVSAIHRADAARLFHAIVRQGGRGIFEGVDGEPVTARALAEAVARTVGCRRIESVCAEQAPAEFREHTCDVLERDVAVAQTHGASVGWTPRFPNVPAGLARAYEEWKEEAIRVG, translated from the coding sequence ATGAACGTATTTCTGACGGGAGCCACGGGTTACGTGGGCGGGGCCATCGCCAAGGAGCTACGGGCCGCCGGTGTCGAGGTGCTGGCGTTGGTGCGCACGGAGGAGAAAGCGCGCGCGGTGCGCGAACGTGGCATGGTGCCCATCCTCGGCACGTTGGAGGCGCTGGAGCGGCATGCTGAAACGGCGGGGCGGGCGGACGCCATCGTGCACGCGGCCTTCGACGATGCCCACGAGGAGAGGGACGCGCACGCCACGCGCGCGCTTCTCGCCGCTGGCTCCCGCGCATTCGTCTATGCCTCGAGCGCCTACAACCGATCGGCATGGCGGTTCGCCTTGGAAGAGGAGGTGCTGGCCGCCGGCGGCGATCGCATGGCCACGTCCGTGGTGCGCCTTGGGATGGTCTACGGCGGGCTCGGAGGAACGATGCCCGACCTTTTCGCTGCCGCCGAGGCGCACGGTACCTCGTTTTACGTTGGCGAAGGACGCGCCCGCGTTTCGGCCATCCATCGCGCCGACGCCGCGCGCCTCTTCCACGCCATCGTGCGCCAAGGCGGTCGCGGCATCTTCGAGGGCGTCGACGGAGAGCCCGTCACCGCGCGCGCGTTGGCCGAAGCCGTGGCCCGCACCGTCGGATGCCGCCGCATCGAGAGCGTCTGCGCCGAGCAGGCCCCCGCCGAGTTTCGCGAGCACACCTGCGACGTTCTCGAGCGCGACGTCGCGGTCGCGCAAACGCACGGCGCCTCCGTCGGCTGGACCCCGCGATTCCCCAACGTGCCCGCAGGCCTCGCCCGCGCCTACGAGGAGTGGAAAGAGGAAGCCATTCGCGTAGGATGA
- a CDS encoding YciI family protein: MKFLVMIYNDDSLLEALPAGEADTMMRGCFKHADELRSSGKLLDSQQLEAPTVSKSLRVRNNKMTIVDGPFSEAKEYLGGFNLIEAENMDEAVEIAKQFPWSRTGRVEVRPLKDLDDVRRAVGA; encoded by the coding sequence ATGAAATTCCTGGTGATGATCTACAACGACGACTCTCTGCTCGAGGCCCTGCCCGCGGGGGAGGCCGACACGATGATGCGCGGCTGTTTCAAGCATGCCGACGAGCTGCGCTCGAGCGGCAAGTTGCTCGATTCGCAGCAGCTCGAGGCGCCGACGGTCAGCAAGTCGCTGCGCGTCCGCAACAACAAGATGACCATCGTCGACGGCCCCTTCTCCGAGGCCAAAGAGTACCTGGGTGGCTTCAACCTCATCGAGGCCGAGAACATGGATGAGGCCGTCGAGATCGCCAAGCAGTTCCCTTGGTCGCGCACCGGCCGCGTCGAAGTGCGCCCGCTGAAGGATCTCGACGACGTCCGCCGCGCCGTCGGCGCCTAG
- a CDS encoding sigma-70 family RNA polymerase sigma factor, with protein sequence MGRDGFDADIDEPIARFANEGRAAWPGLHVDVAEFVRFVAKRLPQGDVEVALASLNPGGLYLACACSRGNSDAIAALEAAYFADCDGALARMANGSGFADEVKQRVREKLFVAESGDEPRIATYGGRGDLRTFVRVVMMRQAISLRRRKDREVPLESGSWPWASADPELVHLREQCGAEFERAFREAVKALSSEERNLLRYHYLDGLTIDHLGAIYGLHRASAARRLTKVRATLVEATRRMLAERLKLRTGELESVLRLIEGEVDVSLRRVLGDAHSRV encoded by the coding sequence ATGGGCCGGGACGGCTTCGACGCGGACATCGACGAGCCGATCGCGCGCTTCGCGAACGAAGGCCGGGCTGCGTGGCCGGGGCTGCACGTCGACGTGGCGGAGTTCGTGCGGTTCGTCGCGAAGCGTCTGCCCCAGGGCGATGTCGAGGTGGCGCTCGCGTCGTTGAATCCTGGTGGTCTCTACCTCGCGTGTGCATGCTCCAGGGGCAATTCGGATGCGATTGCCGCGCTGGAGGCGGCTTACTTCGCCGATTGCGATGGCGCGCTCGCTCGGATGGCCAACGGTTCCGGGTTCGCCGACGAGGTGAAGCAACGGGTGCGCGAGAAGTTGTTCGTCGCCGAATCGGGCGACGAGCCCCGCATCGCGACGTACGGCGGGCGAGGGGATCTGCGAACCTTCGTGCGCGTGGTGATGATGCGCCAGGCGATCAGCTTGCGCCGGAGGAAGGACCGCGAGGTTCCCTTGGAGAGCGGCTCCTGGCCGTGGGCTTCGGCCGATCCGGAGCTGGTGCACTTGCGCGAGCAGTGCGGCGCGGAGTTCGAGCGCGCGTTTCGCGAAGCCGTGAAGGCGCTGAGCAGCGAGGAGCGCAACCTGCTTCGCTATCACTATTTGGACGGCCTTACGATTGACCATCTGGGGGCCATTTACGGTTTGCACCGCGCGAGCGCCGCACGGCGGCTCACCAAGGTGCGGGCCACCCTGGTCGAGGCCACGCGGCGGATGCTCGCGGAGCGCCTGAAGCTCCGCACCGGCGAATTGGAGAGCGTGCTGCGCCTCATCGAGGGCGAGGTGGACGTGAGCCTGCGCCGCGTGCTCGGCGACGCGCATTCTCGCGTCTAG
- a CDS encoding amidase encodes MQPTITASELARAFRAGTTNPVEALEHYLEKAQATEHVFVALTAERARAEAAASAERWRKGTPRSALDGVPVAWKDLFDVRGTVTTAGAAVFTAHAPADRDAKLVELADRAGLVCLGKTNLVEFAYSGLGLNPHFGTPRNPHDAKVARVPGGSSSGSAVAVAVGAAPVAIGTDTAGSIRVPAAFNGLVGFKSSSRRYAQDGVFPLSRTLDSLGPLARSVEDCIALDAIFSGRTAPDLASVDLAQQRFVVDEGVLHDARVEPAVRANLEAAVSDLRAHGVRVEARRVEALHEVLGLIERIGWLAAPEALVVHEALMASPDAERLDPRVRKRLELARNFPASDYVKLLWARERLVERVRHDLDGAVVVLPTVAHVAPELAPLERDMDLFFKANFATLRLTMVGSFLDMPGVALPTGLDAAGLPTSFLLSVPSGDDERILSTALAVEALRKG; translated from the coding sequence ATGCAACCGACGATCACGGCCTCCGAGCTGGCGCGCGCGTTTCGAGCGGGGACGACGAACCCCGTGGAGGCGCTGGAGCATTACCTGGAGAAAGCGCAGGCCACGGAGCACGTGTTCGTTGCCCTGACGGCGGAGCGGGCGCGGGCGGAGGCGGCGGCGTCCGCGGAGCGATGGCGGAAGGGAACGCCCCGAAGCGCGCTCGATGGCGTGCCGGTGGCGTGGAAGGATCTGTTCGACGTTCGCGGGACGGTGACCACGGCGGGGGCGGCCGTGTTCACCGCGCACGCGCCGGCGGACCGCGATGCAAAGCTCGTGGAGCTGGCCGATCGCGCGGGGCTGGTCTGCCTCGGGAAAACGAACTTGGTCGAGTTTGCGTACTCGGGACTCGGGCTCAATCCGCACTTCGGCACACCGCGCAATCCGCACGATGCGAAGGTCGCGCGTGTGCCCGGCGGCTCGTCCTCGGGCTCGGCGGTGGCCGTCGCCGTGGGCGCGGCGCCCGTGGCCATCGGCACGGATACGGCAGGCTCGATCCGCGTGCCGGCGGCGTTCAACGGCCTGGTGGGGTTCAAGTCTTCGAGCCGGCGTTATGCGCAAGATGGCGTCTTTCCGCTTTCGCGCACGCTCGATTCCCTCGGCCCGCTGGCGCGCAGCGTGGAGGATTGCATCGCGCTGGATGCGATCTTTTCGGGCCGCACCGCTCCGGACCTCGCCTCCGTGGATCTCGCCCAGCAGCGTTTCGTCGTGGACGAAGGTGTGCTGCACGATGCGCGTGTCGAGCCTGCCGTGCGCGCGAACCTCGAGGCGGCGGTCTCCGATCTTCGAGCCCACGGCGTGCGGGTCGAGGCTCGGCGGGTGGAGGCGCTGCACGAGGTGCTCGGCCTCATCGAGCGCATCGGTTGGCTGGCAGCGCCCGAGGCGCTGGTCGTTCACGAGGCCTTGATGGCCTCGCCCGATGCCGAGCGGCTCGATCCGCGGGTTCGCAAAAGGTTGGAACTTGCACGCAATTTCCCCGCGTCGGACTACGTCAAGCTGCTCTGGGCGCGCGAACGGCTCGTCGAACGGGTGCGGCACGACCTCGATGGTGCGGTCGTCGTCTTGCCGACCGTGGCGCACGTCGCGCCGGAATTGGCTCCGTTGGAGCGCGACATGGACCTCTTCTTCAAAGCGAACTTCGCCACGTTGCGACTCACCATGGTGGGAAGTTTTCTCGACATGCCCGGCGTCGCCCTTCCCACGGGACTCGATGCCGCCGGGCTCCCGACGAGCTTTCTTCTCTCGGTTCCGAGCGGCGACGACGAGCGCATCCTCTCGACCGCGCTCGCGGTCGAGGCTTTGCGCAAGGGGTAG
- a CDS encoding TetR/AcrR family transcriptional regulator — protein sequence MSSERRAVLINTALRLFLRDGFHATGIDKILAESGVAKMTLYKHFGSKDELIAAVIEHCDEQHRPWIISETEKRAKSPRRRLLALFDVYTEWLSNDFAGCIFVKAASEYGSLDSPLHRAAKRHKDAIREYAQRLCEEAGAKHPQELARQIAMLLEGSLVTAMMNGELDAAKVAKKVAETLLASEL from the coding sequence ATGTCGTCCGAACGAAGAGCGGTCCTCATCAACACGGCCCTACGCCTGTTCCTACGGGATGGTTTCCACGCCACGGGCATCGACAAGATCCTGGCGGAGTCGGGGGTGGCGAAGATGACGCTGTACAAGCACTTCGGCTCGAAAGACGAGCTCATTGCCGCGGTCATCGAGCACTGCGACGAGCAGCACCGCCCGTGGATCATCTCGGAGACCGAAAAGCGCGCCAAGTCGCCGCGCCGAAGGCTGCTCGCGCTGTTCGACGTCTACACCGAATGGCTCTCGAACGACTTCGCGGGCTGCATCTTCGTCAAAGCCGCCTCCGAGTATGGCTCGCTCGACTCCCCACTTCATCGCGCGGCCAAGCGCCACAAGGATGCGATCCGCGAGTACGCGCAGCGGCTCTGCGAGGAGGCCGGCGCGAAGCACCCGCAGGAGCTTGCGCGTCAGATTGCGATGCTGCTCGAGGGCTCGCTCGTCACCGCCATGATGAACGGCGAGCTCGATGCCGCAAAGGTCGCAAAAAAAGTGGCCGAGACGCTGCTTGCCTCCGAGCTATAG
- a CDS encoding serine/threonine protein kinase: MLAVGSLFLGKYRVERLIGMGGMGAVYAAKDIDLSRKVAIKVLLPEIANVPQAATRFVNEGRAAARVEGEHVARVYAAGHTPEGLPYMILELLEGMDLGELLQRRGRLPVGEAVDILLQALQGVAEAHRQGIVHRDLKPANLFLHRRADGTEIVKVLDFGVSKAHGVQGLTTTEMMIGSPDYMSPEQVTHAKSVDYRTDIWSLGVILYEMLTGVAPFVDNSLSGTIMAVLHRTPQPVRQLRPDVPVGLEAVLARCLERDLSRRVGDAITLAQWLSSFSSFASGAMPPTVREPAPYSAEMKTEVWTPPDFAPAPAPAPAPAPVRTPAKPKLAFRAQLPFVVMILLSLMVLALAGFRFLRHHLN, encoded by the coding sequence ATGTTGGCCGTGGGCTCGCTCTTTCTTGGAAAATACCGTGTCGAAAGACTGATCGGTATGGGGGGCATGGGCGCGGTGTACGCCGCGAAGGACATCGATCTGTCCCGAAAGGTGGCGATCAAGGTGCTCCTCCCGGAAATCGCCAACGTGCCGCAGGCGGCGACGCGCTTCGTGAACGAAGGGCGCGCCGCCGCCCGTGTGGAGGGGGAGCACGTGGCGCGCGTCTATGCGGCGGGCCACACGCCGGAAGGGCTCCCCTACATGATCCTCGAGCTGCTCGAGGGGATGGATCTCGGTGAGCTGCTGCAACGTCGAGGGCGTCTTCCCGTCGGCGAGGCGGTGGACATCCTGCTGCAGGCACTCCAGGGCGTTGCCGAAGCGCACCGCCAAGGAATCGTGCACCGCGATCTCAAGCCGGCGAACCTCTTTTTGCATCGCCGGGCCGATGGCACGGAGATCGTCAAGGTGCTCGATTTCGGCGTGTCGAAGGCGCACGGCGTTCAGGGGCTCACCACCACGGAGATGATGATCGGTTCACCGGATTACATGTCGCCGGAACAAGTGACCCATGCGAAGAGTGTCGACTACCGCACGGACATTTGGTCGCTCGGCGTCATTCTCTACGAGATGCTCACGGGCGTTGCGCCGTTCGTCGACAACTCCCTGAGCGGCACGATCATGGCGGTGTTGCACCGGACACCGCAACCCGTGCGCCAATTGCGACCCGACGTTCCCGTGGGGCTGGAGGCGGTGCTCGCGCGGTGCCTCGAGCGCGATCTCTCACGCCGCGTCGGGGATGCCATCACCTTGGCGCAATGGCTTTCGTCCTTTTCGTCGTTCGCATCGGGCGCCATGCCCCCCACGGTCCGAGAGCCTGCGCCGTACTCGGCGGAGATGAAGACCGAAGTGTGGACTCCGCCGGATTTCGCACCGGCACCGGCTCCGGCACCCGCGCCGGCACCGGTACGGACTCCCGCAAAGCCGAAACTGGCTTTTCGCGCGCAGCTGCCGTTCGTGGTGATGATCCTGCTCTCGCTCATGGTGCTCGCCCTCGCGGGCTTTCGCTTCCTCCGGCACCATTTGAACTGA
- a CDS encoding DoxX family protein translates to MNTTQSVTSHLNVVDTTAATNVTATNAKGDRVRRYLVAGGRVSLGLVFFVCGLDFFLHFLPQPTEPMPEGVAAFAGALAGSGYLFQLIKGTEVLVGALLLANRFVPLALALIAPVVVNIFAFHAFLAPSGLPFAAVLVALEIALAWAYRAAYKPMLAARAR, encoded by the coding sequence ATGAACACCACGCAATCGGTTACCAGCCACCTCAACGTCGTCGACACCACCGCCGCCACCAACGTGACGGCCACCAACGCCAAAGGCGATCGCGTTCGCCGCTACCTCGTTGCAGGAGGTCGCGTGTCGCTCGGCCTCGTGTTCTTCGTCTGCGGGCTGGACTTCTTCCTTCACTTCCTCCCGCAGCCCACGGAGCCGATGCCCGAAGGTGTCGCGGCCTTCGCGGGTGCACTCGCCGGCTCGGGCTACCTGTTCCAGCTCATCAAAGGAACGGAAGTGCTCGTGGGCGCGCTGCTCTTGGCCAATCGCTTCGTCCCGCTCGCGCTGGCGTTGATCGCGCCGGTCGTCGTGAACATCTTCGCCTTCCACGCATTCCTCGCGCCCTCGGGGCTTCCTTTCGCAGCGGTCCTGGTGGCGTTGGAGATCGCGTTGGCGTGGGCCTATCGCGCTGCCTACAAGCCGATGCTCGCCGCGCGCGCACGCTGA
- a CDS encoding alpha/beta hydrolase — protein sequence MSFKPVSAIATVLMLGAAAIACATTTPPQAAPAETTSQRTVDPSKPTIVLVHGAFADSSSWNGVVSRLQQHGYPVLAPANQLRGLESDAASIKSVLKNVTGPVVLVGHSYGGAVNSLAARDEASVKALVYIAAFLPDTGESAVDLANKYPGAKFSPTTLRSVKYTMADGKEGSDTYIRAEHFRDVFAADVSESTAALMAATQRPVEIAALTTKFPGVPAWKTVPSWSLVASGDNAIPAASERFMSERAKAHTVEVNASHAVSVSQPEAVANIIEEAARSVK from the coding sequence ATGAGCTTCAAACCCGTCTCCGCCATAGCTACCGTTCTCATGTTGGGCGCTGCCGCGATCGCGTGTGCAACGACGACGCCCCCTCAGGCCGCGCCGGCGGAGACCACCTCGCAACGAACGGTCGACCCGTCGAAGCCGACCATCGTGCTGGTGCACGGTGCGTTCGCCGATTCGTCGAGTTGGAATGGCGTGGTTTCGCGGCTGCAGCAGCACGGTTACCCGGTTCTCGCGCCGGCCAACCAGCTGCGCGGTCTCGAGTCGGACGCGGCCTCGATCAAGAGCGTGCTGAAGAATGTGACGGGGCCGGTGGTGCTGGTCGGGCACTCCTACGGCGGCGCGGTCAACTCGCTGGCTGCGCGGGACGAGGCCTCGGTGAAGGCGCTGGTGTACATCGCCGCCTTCTTGCCCGACACGGGCGAGAGCGCGGTGGACCTGGCCAACAAGTACCCCGGCGCCAAGTTCAGCCCGACGACGCTTCGCTCCGTGAAGTACACGATGGCGGACGGCAAGGAAGGCAGCGACACGTACATCCGGGCCGAGCACTTCCGCGACGTGTTTGCGGCCGACGTCTCCGAGAGCACGGCGGCGTTGATGGCTGCAACGCAGCGGCCGGTCGAGATCGCAGCGTTGACCACGAAGTTCCCGGGCGTTCCGGCGTGGAAGACCGTGCCCTCGTGGTCGCTGGTCGCGAGCGGAGACAATGCCATTCCGGCCGCCTCCGAGCGCTTCATGTCGGAGCGGGCCAAGGCGCACACCGTCGAGGTCAATGCGTCGCACGCGGTCTCGGTGTCGCAGCCCGAGGCGGTCGCGAACATCATCGAAGAAGCCGCACGTAGCGTGAAGTGA
- a CDS encoding methyltransferase domain-containing protein, with amino-acid sequence MGLVWNAELYDAKHAFVAQYGADLFEVLAAKPGERVLDVGCGTGDHVALLSARGVAALGVDASPEMIERARAKYPEADLRVADVRSLGFEREFDAVVSNAVLHWVHEADAAAHSIAAALKAGGRFVAELGGAGNVAILVAGVQASRAHFGLPPARSPWYFPTVAQYAAVLERAGLEVREALLFDRPTKLEGDDGIATWVRMFGHGLLADVADADALLADASRRLAPQLHRDGHWFADYRRLRIVAVKPPSP; translated from the coding sequence ATGGGACTCGTGTGGAATGCGGAGCTCTACGATGCGAAGCACGCCTTCGTGGCGCAGTACGGTGCGGATCTCTTCGAGGTGCTGGCGGCCAAGCCGGGCGAGCGCGTGCTCGACGTGGGATGCGGCACCGGCGACCACGTCGCGCTTCTGAGCGCGCGTGGTGTGGCCGCGCTGGGGGTCGACGCCAGCCCGGAGATGATCGAGCGCGCGCGTGCGAAATACCCCGAGGCCGACCTTCGCGTGGCCGATGTGCGGTCGCTCGGTTTCGAGCGCGAGTTCGACGCCGTGGTGAGCAATGCGGTATTGCATTGGGTGCACGAGGCCGACGCCGCGGCGCATTCCATCGCCGCCGCGTTGAAGGCGGGCGGCCGCTTCGTCGCGGAGCTTGGCGGCGCAGGCAATGTGGCCATCCTGGTGGCCGGGGTTCAGGCTTCCCGCGCGCACTTCGGCCTGCCGCCGGCGCGTTCTCCTTGGTATTTTCCCACCGTGGCGCAGTACGCCGCGGTGCTCGAGCGCGCGGGGCTCGAGGTGCGCGAGGCCTTGCTTTTCGACCGGCCCACGAAGCTCGAGGGGGATGACGGGATCGCCACCTGGGTTCGCATGTTCGGGCACGGCTTGCTGGCGGACGTGGCCGATGCCGACGCCCTCCTCGCCGACGCAAGCCGGAGGCTCGCGCCGCAGCTTCATCGGGATGGCCACTGGTTCGCCGACTACCGCAGGCTGCGCATCGTCGCCGTCAAACCGCCGTCGCCGTAG